The following are from one region of the Endozoicomonas sp. 4G genome:
- a CDS encoding DEAD/DEAH box helicase produces the protein MITELAQSFTSEEDLQILEELKAQLEQNLPDILNEGGLHLSSAEESRLEINRNQWLKQLKTPSKPEPEPSHAEQPSTNRSATNCLVYFLELDQYQESHSFSVRLYLSRYLKRGGFGKPSIYNGAHQCIQYNNWPLGISESDKKIIKTAWVNGSINYYDSKFSLEGETGFELLNSIIKTGRCLVDLEKRIPVELAGPLRGRVQWEANERGLQQPILLDEQDHRLNLLTTQPPCYLKLFEHKAECGELTHVPDGAFLQILLDAPPLDNQNVEKAAKILSNLFTDPENQGITLPKKISALIVKPKPVLKLDGIPWTGESGTPRKTRSLTETLLARGQLSFSYEGNEVAYASVLDTLPSQHDEHTVIPRQRKTEETFEKQLPHELQPSYRKKVITEQLMDHDLVMGPPGLQSQKLWLAFMNQTLPELEANGWQIEIDESFPFQLAALSEDDWYADLEESETDWFNLQMGFSIDGKSIDLLPLLARQLDALPDREQLQSMEKNAPVPVQIPGGQFINMPAERLSLILGIMLELFGDRPLNDYRLQTHHAEIWEELHNGLDLPWSGGEKLLQLSKKLKQFKKLKKVKAAKQLNAELRPYQQQGLSWLQFLREYGLNGILADDMGLGKTLQTLAHLQLEKQRLTRSKNQKPSLVVCPTSLLHNWAREAQRFTPDLKVQIYHGARRESDAIQHADLVLTSYGVVQRDYQSLSDASFHLLALDEAQAVKNPNSKSAKAVRCLQASHKVCLTGTPMENHLGELWSLFDFLMPGFLGARDQFTRFYRTPIEKHNRQEQSKRLQKRIAPFMLRRNKALVAKELPPKTEILRTTELSGPQRDLYETIRASMEARVKAEIEKKGLARSQIVILDALLKMRQACCDPSLVKLEQAESIKNSAKLDLLMTLVEPMVEEGRKILIFSQFTSMLSLIEARLNTAGIQWVKLTGETRNRKKPVQNFQEGRVPVFLISLKAGGTGLNLTAADTVIHYDLWWNPAVEEQASDRAHRIGQDKPVFVYKLVTEGTVEEKIQALKEKKQAIADSLYGDAQRKKKQTLTAEDLQVLFEPLTASPT, from the coding sequence ATGATTACGGAGCTGGCTCAATCGTTCACCTCTGAAGAAGACCTTCAGATTCTGGAAGAGTTGAAAGCTCAATTAGAGCAGAACCTTCCGGATATTCTCAATGAGGGAGGACTTCACCTTTCTTCTGCTGAAGAGTCCCGACTGGAAATCAACAGAAACCAATGGCTCAAACAACTCAAGACCCCCAGCAAACCGGAACCAGAGCCATCACACGCCGAGCAACCCTCAACAAACCGATCCGCCACAAACTGTCTGGTTTATTTTTTAGAGCTTGATCAATATCAGGAAAGTCACTCTTTCTCAGTCAGACTTTACCTTTCACGCTACCTGAAAAGAGGCGGATTTGGTAAACCCAGTATTTACAATGGTGCTCACCAGTGCATTCAGTATAACAACTGGCCTCTGGGCATCAGCGAAAGTGACAAAAAAATAATCAAGACCGCTTGGGTTAACGGTTCTATTAATTACTATGACAGTAAATTTAGTCTGGAAGGTGAAACGGGTTTTGAGCTGCTGAACAGCATCATCAAAACCGGTCGCTGTCTGGTTGACCTTGAAAAACGTATCCCCGTAGAACTGGCAGGCCCACTGCGAGGCAGGGTTCAATGGGAAGCCAATGAACGGGGATTGCAACAACCGATCCTGTTAGATGAGCAGGATCATCGCCTTAATCTTCTGACTACCCAGCCACCTTGCTATCTGAAACTGTTTGAACACAAAGCCGAGTGTGGCGAGCTAACCCATGTTCCTGACGGAGCTTTTCTGCAAATCCTGCTGGATGCCCCACCGCTGGATAACCAGAACGTGGAAAAAGCCGCAAAGATTCTTTCAAACCTGTTTACCGATCCTGAAAACCAGGGTATTACACTCCCTAAAAAAATCTCTGCACTGATTGTCAAACCAAAGCCGGTTCTCAAGCTGGACGGTATTCCATGGACCGGGGAGTCTGGCACTCCACGAAAAACCCGCAGCCTGACTGAAACACTATTGGCCCGTGGACAACTGTCGTTTTCCTATGAGGGTAATGAGGTTGCTTACGCCAGTGTGCTGGATACGCTTCCCTCGCAACATGATGAGCACACCGTTATTCCCCGCCAGCGCAAAACTGAAGAGACCTTCGAAAAACAGCTTCCCCATGAGTTACAACCCTCTTATCGAAAGAAGGTCATCACTGAGCAGCTTATGGATCATGATCTGGTGATGGGCCCTCCTGGCCTGCAAAGCCAAAAGCTCTGGCTGGCGTTCATGAATCAGACACTGCCAGAACTGGAAGCCAACGGTTGGCAGATTGAAATAGACGAAAGTTTTCCCTTTCAGCTCGCTGCCCTTTCTGAAGATGACTGGTATGCAGACCTTGAAGAATCAGAAACCGACTGGTTCAACCTGCAAATGGGCTTTAGCATTGATGGTAAATCAATAGACCTGCTGCCACTGCTGGCCAGGCAACTGGATGCACTGCCCGACCGGGAACAATTGCAGTCCATGGAGAAAAATGCACCGGTGCCTGTTCAGATACCGGGAGGGCAGTTCATCAACATGCCTGCTGAACGCCTGAGCCTGATTCTGGGAATCATGTTGGAGCTCTTCGGTGATCGCCCATTAAACGACTATCGCCTTCAAACCCACCATGCCGAGATTTGGGAAGAACTTCATAATGGCCTTGACCTGCCCTGGTCAGGTGGCGAAAAACTGCTGCAACTGAGTAAAAAGCTGAAGCAATTCAAAAAACTGAAAAAAGTCAAAGCGGCTAAACAGCTGAACGCAGAACTGAGACCCTACCAGCAGCAGGGACTCTCCTGGCTTCAGTTTCTGAGAGAATACGGCCTTAATGGCATTCTGGCAGACGACATGGGCCTGGGTAAAACCTTGCAAACACTGGCTCATTTGCAGTTGGAAAAACAACGACTGACCCGTTCAAAAAACCAAAAACCCAGCCTGGTGGTCTGCCCTACCAGCTTGCTTCATAACTGGGCACGGGAAGCGCAAAGGTTTACACCAGACCTGAAAGTCCAGATTTACCACGGAGCCCGCAGAGAAAGCGATGCTATCCAACACGCCGACCTGGTTCTCACCAGCTATGGGGTCGTACAGAGAGATTATCAAAGTTTGTCAGACGCTTCCTTCCACCTGCTGGCACTGGACGAAGCACAAGCGGTTAAAAACCCCAACTCCAAAAGTGCCAAAGCCGTACGATGCCTGCAAGCCAGTCACAAAGTGTGCCTGACCGGAACCCCTATGGAGAATCATTTAGGCGAGCTCTGGTCTCTGTTCGACTTTTTGATGCCCGGCTTTCTCGGCGCTCGGGATCAATTTACCCGCTTCTACCGTACACCCATCGAAAAACACAACCGACAAGAACAATCCAAACGACTGCAAAAGCGTATTGCCCCTTTCATGCTGCGCAGGAACAAGGCACTGGTGGCTAAAGAGCTGCCGCCAAAAACCGAAATACTTCGGACCACCGAGCTGTCCGGCCCCCAGAGGGATCTTTATGAAACCATCCGGGCCAGTATGGAAGCCAGGGTAAAGGCCGAAATCGAAAAGAAAGGACTGGCCCGCTCACAGATTGTGATACTGGATGCGTTGTTAAAGATGCGTCAGGCTTGCTGTGACCCATCGCTGGTAAAACTGGAACAGGCAGAAAGCATTAAAAACTCGGCAAAACTTGACCTGCTCATGACCCTGGTAGAACCCATGGTGGAGGAAGGCCGGAAAATTCTGATTTTCTCGCAATTCACCAGTATGCTGTCGCTTATTGAGGCACGCCTGAATACCGCAGGTATTCAATGGGTCAAACTGACAGGAGAGACCCGTAACCGCAAAAAGCCGGTGCAGAACTTTCAGGAAGGGAGGGTGCCGGTATTCCTGATCAGCCTGAAAGCCGGAGGCACCGGTCTCAATCTCACAGCCGCCGATACGGTTATTCACTACGACCTCTGGTGGAACCCTGCAGTGGAAGAACAGGCCAGTGATCGTGCCCACCGAATTGGTCAGGATAAACCGGTCTTTGTCTACAAGCTGGTAACGGAAGGAACTGTCGAAGAAAAAATCCAGGCACTGAAGGAAAAGAAACAGGCCATCGCAGACTCGCTTTATGGTGACGCTCAACGCAAGAAGAAACAAACGCTCACCGCTGAAGACTTGCAGGTATTGTTTGAACCTTTGACAGCCTCTCCGACGTAA
- a CDS encoding ABC transporter permease yields the protein MDLAFKPVVLWTDALIFILVGLISFFIYTLRQNPENRARWREVFSTKLGMSTFVIIMAYVSVALLDSLHFRTELPPAEGQDAEQVYYSNQVNSVLDLMLGEMGERMERTYSAPFSLKSWNKENIKTETGEMIRDYPGLTYGGQHLESPDDKAMDIVFQSFKGILLGLVFAGILIGIHWWLLRLNKSAQSTLPWSSAWITLAVIMAIFGWLITMGNLYHVLGTDQAGNDTLYESLKGIRTGVLIGTLATLITMPIAISLGIMAGYFKGWVDDIVQYIYTTLVSIPGILLIAASVLLFQVWINNNPSYFEVGLEKADAKFLALCFILGITSWTSLCRLLRAETLKISQLEYVQAAHAFGVSHLQIIWRHILPNLSHIILISFVLDFSGLVLAEAVLSYIGVGVDPAMASWGNMINLASSELSREPSIWWNLSGAFVLMFTLVLCVNLFSDLVNDAFDPKTKLEAA from the coding sequence ATGGATTTAGCATTTAAACCGGTTGTCCTCTGGACCGATGCACTGATCTTTATACTGGTCGGACTGATATCCTTTTTTATCTACACGCTTCGCCAAAATCCTGAAAACAGGGCCCGTTGGCGTGAAGTATTTTCTACCAAACTGGGCATGAGCACCTTCGTCATCATCATGGCGTACGTCAGTGTTGCCCTATTGGATTCCCTGCATTTTCGAACCGAACTCCCTCCTGCTGAAGGACAGGATGCTGAGCAGGTTTACTACAGCAATCAGGTCAACAGTGTTCTGGATTTAATGCTGGGAGAAATGGGCGAGCGTATGGAAAGAACCTACTCAGCGCCTTTCTCGCTAAAGTCCTGGAATAAGGAAAACATTAAGACAGAAACCGGTGAAATGATTCGGGACTACCCTGGACTGACCTACGGTGGTCAGCATCTGGAAAGTCCTGATGATAAAGCCATGGACATTGTTTTTCAGTCTTTCAAGGGCATACTGCTGGGGCTTGTTTTTGCGGGTATCCTGATTGGCATTCACTGGTGGTTGCTCAGGCTCAACAAATCAGCCCAATCTACACTGCCATGGTCTTCTGCCTGGATAACACTTGCCGTGATCATGGCGATCTTCGGCTGGCTCATCACCATGGGTAATCTTTACCATGTTCTGGGAACCGACCAGGCCGGTAACGACACCCTTTATGAAAGTCTGAAAGGCATTCGCACCGGTGTTCTGATCGGCACACTGGCGACCTTGATCACCATGCCCATCGCCATTTCCCTTGGTATTATGGCGGGCTATTTCAAAGGCTGGGTAGACGACATTGTTCAATACATCTACACCACCCTGGTTTCCATTCCCGGCATTCTGCTGATTGCCGCTTCGGTTCTGCTGTTCCAGGTTTGGATCAATAACAACCCATCCTACTTTGAAGTCGGTCTGGAAAAAGCCGATGCCAAGTTCCTAGCGCTCTGCTTTATCCTGGGTATCACCAGCTGGACCAGTCTCTGCCGACTGCTCAGGGCTGAAACCCTGAAAATCAGTCAGCTGGAATACGTTCAGGCTGCCCACGCTTTCGGGGTCAGCCATCTGCAAATCATCTGGCGTCATATTCTGCCCAACCTGAGCCACATCATCCTGATCTCTTTTGTGCTGGACTTCAGTGGTCTGGTGCTTGCCGAAGCGGTTCTTTCCTACATTGGTGTTGGCGTTGATCCGGCCATGGCCAGCTGGGGCAACATGATCAACCTGGCCAGCAGTGAACTGTCCCGAGAGCCTTCCATCTGGTGGAACCTCAGCGGTGCCTTTGTACTGATGTTTACCCTTGTACTCTGCGTCAACCTGTTCTCTGACCTGGTCAACGACGCTTTTGACCCCAAAACCAAGCTGGAGGCCGCCTGA
- a CDS encoding ABC transporter permease, with amino-acid sequence MLVYILRRLFYALPILIGVNVLTFLLFFVVNTPQDMARAHLGDKYVTEDAINHWIEEKGYDDPLFYNSESEGINAFTDTIFFNKSLKLFAFDFGRSDEGRDISSDVTDRMGPSLALALPSFIIGIWVNICVALMVLMFRGSRLDRFAVSVFVTLMSISYLFYIIFGQYFIAKMSRLVPVSGFNDGIDGWRFLILPVIIGVIAGIGSGARWYRTLFIEASSQDFSRTARAKGVSEAGVLFRHILPNAMLPILTGVVVVIPSLFMGSLIMESFFSIPGLGSYMLDAIQAQDFAIVRAMVFLGSVLYITGLIMTDISYTWADPRVRLN; translated from the coding sequence ATGCTTGTATACATTTTAAGAAGACTCTTTTACGCACTCCCCATCCTGATTGGAGTTAATGTACTGACCTTCCTGTTGTTCTTCGTGGTGAACACTCCGCAGGACATGGCAAGGGCTCACCTGGGTGACAAATACGTGACCGAGGATGCCATCAATCACTGGATTGAAGAAAAAGGCTATGACGATCCGCTGTTCTACAACAGTGAGTCTGAAGGCATTAACGCCTTTACTGATACCATCTTCTTCAACAAATCACTCAAGCTTTTTGCGTTTGATTTTGGTCGTTCCGATGAAGGCCGTGATATCAGTTCCGATGTGACTGACCGTATGGGCCCGAGCCTGGCTCTGGCGCTACCTTCTTTTATTATCGGTATCTGGGTAAATATTTGTGTTGCACTCATGGTGTTGATGTTCAGGGGCAGCCGTCTTGACCGGTTTGCGGTATCGGTCTTTGTCACCCTGATGTCCATTTCCTACCTCTTTTACATCATTTTTGGCCAGTATTTTATTGCCAAGATGTCCAGGCTGGTGCCTGTTTCTGGCTTCAATGACGGTATTGATGGCTGGCGCTTCCTGATACTGCCGGTCATTATCGGCGTTATTGCCGGTATCGGATCGGGCGCCCGCTGGTACCGAACTTTGTTTATAGAGGCGTCCAGCCAGGATTTCTCCCGCACGGCACGGGCTAAAGGGGTGAGCGAAGCGGGCGTTCTTTTCCGTCACATTCTGCCTAATGCCATGCTGCCTATTCTCACCGGCGTCGTCGTGGTTATCCCTTCTTTATTTATGGGCAGCCTGATTATGGAATCATTCTTCAGCATTCCCGGACTGGGCAGCTACATGCTCGACGCCATTCAAGCCCAGGACTTTGCCATCGTCCGAGCCATGGTTTTCCTGGGATCAGTCCTTTACATCACAGGGCTGATCATGACCGATATTTCATACACCTGGGCTGATCCCCGGGTCAGACTGAACTAA
- a CDS encoding AAA family ATPase: MKLESLTINNYRVFQNVQLKQMPGLCVFVGANGSGKSTLFDVFSFLKDALAGNVRTALQKRGGFREVVTRGSEDKPIEIGLQFRLPISSVERLVTYRLEIRLQQNRPVISRESLSYKRGSHGSPFHFLDFRNGAGYAILNEEDFNKAGSELEREEQTLDSPDILAVKGLGQFQRFKAASAFRQLIENWHLSDFHISDARSVRDAGYGEHLSSQGGNMALVAQFLYEQHPEVFALVLDKMKQRVPGIKSVKAVETDDGRILLKFQDGSFKDPFVARYVSDGTIKMFAYLLLLHDPSPHPLLCVEEPENQLYPSLMLELAEEFRSYSNRGGQVMVSTHSPDMLNNIELGEIFWLKKKDGVTTIERAADNELIKSLVNGGDLPGALWKQGLFEGVNP, encoded by the coding sequence ATGAAGCTTGAGTCCCTGACCATTAATAATTACCGGGTCTTTCAGAATGTGCAGCTAAAGCAGATGCCCGGCCTGTGCGTCTTTGTAGGAGCCAATGGCAGTGGCAAAAGTACTCTGTTTGACGTATTCAGTTTTCTCAAAGATGCGCTGGCGGGCAATGTGCGAACCGCCCTGCAAAAACGTGGTGGTTTTCGGGAGGTCGTCACACGGGGCAGTGAAGACAAGCCGATTGAAATCGGTTTACAGTTTCGTCTGCCGATCAGTAGCGTTGAACGGTTGGTCACCTATCGGCTGGAAATACGGTTGCAGCAAAATCGCCCTGTGATCAGCCGCGAGTCATTAAGTTACAAACGAGGCAGCCATGGCTCCCCGTTCCATTTTCTGGATTTTCGTAATGGTGCCGGATACGCCATTTTAAATGAAGAAGATTTTAATAAAGCAGGCTCTGAGCTGGAACGTGAAGAGCAAACACTGGACAGTCCGGATATTCTCGCCGTTAAAGGACTGGGACAGTTCCAGCGGTTTAAGGCTGCCAGTGCTTTTCGCCAATTGATTGAAAACTGGCACTTATCTGACTTTCATATCAGCGATGCTCGAAGTGTAAGAGATGCCGGGTATGGAGAACACTTGTCCTCACAAGGGGGCAATATGGCGCTGGTTGCCCAGTTTCTTTATGAGCAGCATCCCGAAGTGTTTGCGCTGGTGCTGGATAAAATGAAACAGCGGGTGCCGGGTATTAAAAGCGTAAAAGCAGTAGAAACCGATGACGGTCGAATTCTTCTGAAGTTTCAGGATGGCAGCTTTAAAGACCCATTTGTGGCTCGATACGTTTCCGACGGCACTATAAAAATGTTTGCTTACCTTTTGCTTTTGCACGATCCATCTCCCCATCCTCTGCTGTGTGTTGAAGAACCGGAAAATCAACTTTACCCCAGCCTGATGCTGGAGTTGGCTGAAGAATTCCGCAGTTACTCCAATCGAGGGGGGCAGGTGATGGTCTCTACCCATTCACCGGATATGCTGAACAATATCGAACTGGGTGAGATTTTCTGGCTGAAAAAAAAGGACGGTGTCACCACCATTGAGCGGGCAGCAGATAATGAGCTGATAAAAAGTCTGGTCAACGGTGGAGATTTACCGGGTGCACTGTGGAAACAGGGACTCTTTGAGGGAGTCAACCCCTGA
- a CDS encoding helix-turn-helix domain-containing protein: protein MRSEHPLLDEIQQGESKTLEFKSQLPSYDQLAKTMIAFANSGGGKLVIGVDDKRQLKGLGDSDVFELMDQISSTLYDSIAPALLPETYVKNIQGTELLVIGVLRGSLLPYYLKKKGKEKGCYVRVGATNRIASAEQLAELERQRFHRSFDEQANFEVSLDDLDLSPLKQRFQALGKTLNQQQLENLKLVCSEQGSLYPTHGLLILLGYYEHCEIKCSRFKGNTMSVFLDKKEYRGDLFSQLEQAELFIKNHLHLKADIDQLQRKDSYEIPFAAIREVLVNALVHRDYSNFGRDIKLGIYDDALNIVSPGGLPNGLTADDIQKGRSEVRNRVIARVFKTLNYIEQWGSGIQRIQNACQDEQLPAPKLSETGDFIDWELYRPLKNQVREPAPTPEMSEKMSEKMSEKMSEKMSEKILRMLAENPKMTIAEMAQATGTSTRTIERNIKKLQDAGQLKRIGADKGGYWQVQG, encoded by the coding sequence ATGAGATCTGAACACCCTTTATTGGATGAAATCCAACAGGGTGAAAGTAAAACCCTCGAATTCAAAAGTCAGCTGCCAAGCTACGATCAACTGGCAAAAACCATGATTGCCTTTGCCAACTCTGGTGGCGGCAAGCTGGTTATTGGCGTCGACGACAAACGCCAGCTAAAAGGCCTGGGCGATAGCGATGTGTTCGAACTGATGGACCAAATCAGCTCAACACTTTATGACTCCATCGCTCCGGCACTGCTTCCAGAAACCTATGTGAAAAATATACAAGGTACAGAGTTGCTGGTTATTGGCGTTTTAAGAGGCTCTCTGCTCCCTTATTACCTGAAAAAGAAAGGCAAAGAAAAAGGTTGCTATGTACGTGTTGGAGCCACTAACCGCATCGCCAGTGCTGAACAATTGGCTGAACTGGAGAGACAACGGTTTCACCGTTCATTTGATGAGCAGGCCAATTTCGAAGTTTCACTGGACGATCTGGATCTTTCGCCCCTGAAGCAGCGTTTTCAGGCTCTGGGCAAAACATTGAACCAGCAACAGCTTGAGAACCTGAAACTGGTGTGTTCTGAACAAGGCTCTCTTTACCCAACCCATGGACTGCTTATACTTCTGGGTTACTACGAACACTGTGAAATCAAATGCAGCCGCTTCAAAGGGAATACTATGTCCGTTTTTCTGGACAAGAAAGAGTATCGGGGAGATCTGTTTTCTCAGCTTGAACAAGCGGAGCTGTTTATTAAAAACCACCTGCACCTGAAAGCGGACATTGACCAGTTGCAAAGAAAGGACAGTTACGAAATCCCTTTCGCCGCCATTCGGGAAGTACTGGTAAATGCTTTGGTTCACCGTGATTACAGCAATTTCGGTCGAGATATAAAACTGGGCATTTATGATGATGCCTTGAACATTGTATCACCCGGCGGCCTGCCCAATGGCCTGACCGCGGATGATATTCAGAAAGGCCGTTCTGAAGTGCGCAACCGTGTGATAGCCCGTGTTTTTAAAACTTTGAATTATATCGAACAGTGGGGCAGTGGCATTCAGCGGATACAGAATGCCTGTCAGGATGAGCAACTACCCGCACCCAAACTGTCTGAAACCGGCGATTTTATTGACTGGGAGCTCTATCGTCCTCTGAAAAACCAGGTTCGGGAGCCTGCTCCGACACCTGAAATGTCGGAGAAAATGTCGGAGAAAATGTCGGAGAAAATGTCGGAGAAAATGTCGGAGAAAATACTCCGTATGCTGGCAGAAAATCCCAAGATGACCATTGCAGAGATGGCTCAGGCAACGGGGACTTCTACCCGTACCATCGAGCGGAACATCAAAAAATTGCAGGATGCCGGGCAATTAAAACGTATTGGAGCGGATAAAGGTGGGTATTGGCAGGTTCAGGGATAA
- a CDS encoding dipeptide ABC transporter ATP-binding protein has product MSIAEAVKTEAKAVENTAVENKTIKSKETALQVSNLNVVLRHEPDTQILKDVSFQLNKGEVFALVGESGSGKSMTSLSIMRLLPDALKITRGNIQLNHTNLFALTEQEMGAVRGKKIAMIFQDALTSLNPVQKVGDQIAETLKIHTDLTGDAIRKRTIQLFEEVGLPDPDKRVDWYPHQMSGGQQQRVMIAMALACEPDILLADEPTTALDVTIQKQILELVKQLTISHDLAVLLITHDMGVVRETADRVGVMYQGEIIEEGSCDNFFKNPREEYSRRLINSLPDMDAYRPQIRPTPLLKVENLEVHFPIRKGILQRVHDYTKAVNGISFSIAKGETLALVGESGCGKSTTGRAILNLEKATGGEIWYNNQKVNAFSRKEMLPLRKKIQVIFQSPYSSMNPRMTVGDIIEEGMVSLQMGLSKAEREQRVESLLKRVQLEPEHRYRYPHEFSGGQRQRIAIARALAVEPDLIICDEPTSALDVSIRAEVMDLLLELQRELKVSYLFITHDLSIIPHLAHRVAVMQGGKIVEQGHTEEVLNRPQHEYTRKLLSAVPSVH; this is encoded by the coding sequence ATGAGCATTGCAGAAGCCGTAAAGACTGAGGCCAAAGCTGTTGAGAACACAGCGGTTGAGAACAAAACGATTAAAAGCAAGGAAACCGCCCTTCAGGTATCCAACCTTAACGTGGTTCTTAGACATGAACCCGATACCCAAATCCTGAAAGACGTCAGTTTTCAGCTAAACAAGGGTGAAGTCTTTGCCCTGGTAGGCGAGTCAGGCAGTGGCAAGTCCATGACATCATTGTCGATCATGCGCCTGTTACCCGATGCCCTGAAAATTACTCGTGGCAACATCCAGCTGAATCATACCAACCTGTTTGCCCTGACTGAGCAGGAGATGGGCGCCGTTCGTGGTAAAAAGATTGCCATGATTTTTCAGGATGCCCTGACCTCCCTGAATCCGGTTCAAAAAGTCGGTGACCAGATTGCCGAAACCCTGAAGATCCATACCGATCTGACAGGTGACGCCATCAGAAAACGCACCATCCAGCTGTTTGAAGAAGTGGGCCTTCCTGACCCGGACAAGCGGGTCGACTGGTATCCCCACCAAATGTCCGGAGGCCAACAGCAGCGCGTTATGATTGCCATGGCCCTGGCCTGTGAGCCGGATATTCTGCTGGCGGATGAACCCACCACTGCCCTGGATGTCACCATTCAGAAGCAGATTCTTGAGCTGGTGAAGCAGTTGACCATTAGCCATGACCTGGCGGTATTGTTGATTACCCACGATATGGGCGTGGTTCGTGAAACCGCTGACCGCGTGGGCGTGATGTATCAGGGTGAAATCATTGAAGAAGGCAGCTGCGATAACTTCTTCAAGAATCCTCGTGAAGAATACAGTCGTCGTCTGATCAACAGTCTGCCGGACATGGACGCCTATCGTCCTCAAATACGTCCGACGCCTTTGTTGAAGGTGGAAAATCTGGAAGTTCACTTCCCGATTCGTAAAGGCATCCTCCAGAGAGTCCATGATTACACCAAAGCCGTTAATGGCATCAGCTTCTCCATCGCTAAAGGTGAAACGCTGGCCCTGGTCGGTGAGTCAGGCTGCGGCAAATCCACCACGGGCCGAGCCATTCTTAACCTGGAAAAAGCCACCGGTGGAGAGATCTGGTACAACAACCAGAAAGTGAACGCTTTCTCCCGCAAGGAAATGTTGCCCCTTCGCAAAAAGATTCAGGTCATTTTCCAAAGCCCTTATTCTTCCATGAACCCACGGATGACCGTGGGTGACATTATCGAAGAAGGTATGGTCAGCCTGCAGATGGGCCTGAGCAAAGCAGAAAGGGAACAACGGGTTGAGTCGCTTCTCAAGAGGGTTCAGCTGGAACCGGAGCATCGCTATCGCTATCCCCACGAGTTCTCGGGAGGGCAGCGCCAGCGTATCGCCATCGCCCGGGCACTGGCGGTGGAGCCTGACCTGATCATTTGTGATGAACCCACCAGCGCACTGGATGTCTCGATACGGGCAGAAGTCATGGATCTGTTGCTGGAATTGCAAAGGGAGCTGAAAGTCTCTTATCTGTTTATTACTCACGACCTCTCAATCATTCCTCACCTGGCCCACCGGGTTGCGGTGATGCAGGGAGGTAAGATTGTTGAACAGGGTCATACCGAAGAAGTATTGAACCGACCTCAGCATGAGTACACTCGTAAGCTGCTCAGTGCGGTTCCGAGCGTGCATTAA
- a CDS encoding ATP-binding protein gives MIQQFDFQHFGPLEQLSAQNLGKINLIIGANSTGKTFLLKALYSIIRTQEEFGRGDERRDFAEVLSDKLYWTYQARLGDLVSKGKNRRLKASVTMDNNCSVAFELGQDTIKKVTPLHNNLPARDANSIFLPPKEVLSLGKVILKSRMQDREFGYDDTYLDLVVALQKQGQKERSFTAFKHSQEHLEDMFEGRIEYDEKAENWIYKKGNSKFSIHMTAEGVKKIGILDTLLSNRTLSPQSVIFIDEPESALHPTAISQLMDIIRILADNGIQFFIASHSYFVIKKLFLIALDTGWELPVLHHKDNHWHFDDLKEGMPDNGIINESIHLYEQEIGLALD, from the coding sequence ATGATTCAACAGTTTGACTTTCAACATTTTGGCCCACTGGAGCAGCTGTCAGCCCAAAACCTCGGTAAAATAAATCTGATTATCGGCGCTAACAGCACTGGCAAAACCTTTTTGCTCAAGGCGCTATACAGCATTATCAGGACGCAGGAGGAGTTTGGCAGAGGCGATGAGCGCCGGGATTTTGCTGAAGTCTTGAGCGATAAACTTTACTGGACTTATCAAGCCCGGCTGGGTGATCTGGTCAGCAAGGGCAAGAACAGACGTCTCAAAGCCTCTGTCACCATGGATAATAATTGCAGTGTGGCGTTTGAACTGGGTCAGGACACCATCAAAAAAGTTACACCCCTGCATAACAACCTGCCAGCTCGTGATGCCAACTCCATTTTTCTCCCACCCAAAGAGGTACTGTCCCTTGGCAAAGTCATTCTGAAATCCAGAATGCAGGACAGAGAGTTTGGCTACGACGATACCTACCTTGATCTGGTTGTTGCTCTGCAAAAGCAGGGTCAAAAAGAAAGAAGCTTCACGGCATTCAAACATTCTCAGGAACATCTGGAAGATATGTTCGAAGGGCGGATTGAATACGACGAAAAGGCCGAAAACTGGATTTACAAAAAAGGAAACAGCAAGTTCTCGATTCACATGACCGCTGAAGGCGTGAAAAAAATTGGTATTCTCGATACGCTTCTGAGTAACCGGACGCTTTCGCCTCAATCTGTTATTTTCATAGATGAGCCGGAATCAGCACTGCATCCAACAGCCATCTCCCAGTTGATGGATATTATCCGTATTCTTGCAGATAACGGCATCCAGTTCTTCATTGCCAGCCACTCTTATTTTGTAATCAAGAAACTGTTCCTTATCGCTCTGGATACAGGCTGGGAATTGCCGGTTCTCCATCATAAAGACAATCACTGGCATTTTGATGACTTGAAAGAAGGCATGCCTGATAACGGTATCATTAACGAGTCAATTCATTTGTATGAGCAAGAGATAGGGTTGGCTTTGGACTGA